A single genomic interval of Vicinamibacterales bacterium harbors:
- a CDS encoding type IV toxin-antitoxin system AbiEi family antitoxin domain-containing protein: protein MTSGSRPTRTDKLQRLYEVAATQAGHFTAAQARALGYSARSLVHHVGAGHIERIRRGFYRLVGVPTASHEDVVAAWLRLARRHAVVSHETALALYDLAPSRANEVHLTVSRDRRPRTTQAATDAKIHTTTTPLRRDEVASRFGVQITSPARTLADVADIGTDPSVVIEATARAFATGLVSPDELSAAVEHRSARVQQLVKRAIREVAARA, encoded by the coding sequence ATGACGAGTGGCAGCAGACCCACGCGCACCGACAAACTCCAGCGACTCTACGAAGTCGCGGCCACCCAAGCCGGGCACTTCACGGCCGCCCAGGCGCGGGCGCTTGGATACAGCGCTCGAAGCCTGGTGCACCACGTAGGCGCGGGCCACATCGAGCGGATCCGCCGAGGCTTTTATCGACTCGTTGGTGTGCCGACCGCTTCACACGAGGACGTCGTGGCGGCTTGGCTGAGACTGGCTCGTCGGCACGCGGTCGTGTCGCACGAAACGGCGCTTGCCCTCTACGACCTGGCACCGTCGCGAGCCAATGAGGTCCATCTGACCGTGTCGCGGGATCGCAGACCACGAACCACTCAGGCCGCGACCGACGCGAAGATCCACACCACCACCACGCCGCTTCGCCGTGATGAAGTGGCGAGCCGCTTCGGGGTGCAGATCACCTCCCCCGCCCGAACGCTCGCCGATGTCGCCGACATTGGCACTGACCCCAGCGTCGTCATCGAAGCGACGGCCCGCGCGTTCGCGACTGGCCTCGTTTCGCCGGACGAGTTGAGTGCGGCCGTCGAGCACCGCTCGGCCCGCGTTCAACAGCTTGTCAAGCGAGCCATTCGGGAGGTAGCCGCCCGTGCGTGA
- a CDS encoding nucleotidyl transferase AbiEii/AbiGii toxin family protein, with protein MRDYATPAAFHAAVEATLRARAHRLSVPAYIVRRQAALERLMVRLARVAPGRWAVKGGMALETRLGERARVSVDLDADHIQGGEAARADLQRAAVDDVDDYFAFALVSSDALQEVGVRLAVRYGLESSLAGRPFEPVQVDVTIAPPELWDAQPAQRPGLLAGLGLAPITLMLVPLERHVAEKLHAYTRTYKGGGNTRVRDIVDLQLIREHEHVDPAALRDAIRHVFDRRATHIVPERLPPPPRALRVAYRREAERVGLLASLDEAYLVLADWLDPVLAEIHQPDTEGKRPRRR; from the coding sequence GTGCGTGACTACGCGACGCCCGCTGCGTTTCACGCGGCCGTCGAAGCGACGCTGCGAGCTCGTGCGCATCGCCTCAGCGTTCCTGCCTACATTGTTCGCCGACAGGCGGCGCTCGAACGACTGATGGTGCGGCTGGCCAGAGTGGCGCCCGGTCGCTGGGCGGTGAAGGGCGGCATGGCGCTCGAGACCAGGCTCGGTGAGCGCGCACGCGTATCGGTCGATCTGGACGCGGATCACATCCAGGGCGGTGAAGCCGCCCGCGCCGACCTGCAACGCGCGGCCGTCGACGACGTGGATGATTACTTCGCGTTCGCTCTCGTCAGCAGCGATGCCCTTCAAGAAGTCGGGGTCCGTCTGGCCGTTCGGTACGGACTCGAGAGCTCGCTCGCAGGACGACCCTTCGAGCCAGTCCAGGTGGACGTCACGATTGCGCCACCCGAATTATGGGACGCTCAACCGGCGCAACGACCTGGCCTGCTCGCCGGCCTTGGGCTGGCCCCCATCACTCTCATGTTGGTGCCGCTGGAGCGCCACGTCGCCGAGAAACTGCACGCCTACACTCGGACCTACAAAGGCGGCGGAAACACCAGGGTCAGGGACATCGTCGATCTGCAACTCATTCGGGAACACGAGCACGTCGACCCGGCGGCGCTCCGTGACGCGATTCGGCACGTATTCGATCGCCGGGCGACGCACATCGTGCCCGAGCGCCTTCCGCCGCCCCCGCGCGCACTGCGCGTGGCGTATCGCCGAGAAGCAGAACGGGTCGGCCTCCTCGCGTCTCTCGACGAGGCATACCTGGTCTTGGCTGATTGGCTGGATCCTGTGCTGGCCGAGATTCATCAGCCCGACACCGAAGGCAAGAGGCCACGTAGGCGTTGA
- a CDS encoding Fic family protein, which produces MRTTGEYVDVSTAGVSARAFVPASLPPVPAVSIDAALRSRLDRSLLKLGRLDSISAFLPNPDLFLYSYVRKEAVVSSQIEGTQSSLSDLLLFEVSAAPGVPFDDVVEVSNYVAALEHGLARLKDGFPLSDRLIRELHERLMRRGRGAEQRPGKFRTSQNWLGGATPAQAVFVPPPADRVPDCMAALERFLHDIPTSTPAVIKAALAHVQFETIHPFLDGNGRLGRLLVPLILHVDGVLDRPLLYLSLYFKQRREEYYARLGRVRTDGDWEGWLAFFVDGVIEVAENAVTTARRLADMVQHDRERVRAIGRGAPTALQVHESLQREPVTTIPRLVTATKLSVPGATAALERLVALDLVREVTGRQRGRVYSYAPYVSLLSEGTEPLAR; this is translated from the coding sequence ATGCGTACGACTGGCGAATACGTCGATGTCTCGACCGCCGGCGTGTCCGCGCGGGCCTTTGTACCAGCGAGCTTGCCCCCGGTTCCCGCGGTATCGATTGATGCGGCCCTTCGGTCGCGGCTGGACCGCTCGCTGCTCAAGTTGGGCCGATTGGACAGCATCTCGGCGTTCCTCCCGAACCCGGACTTGTTCCTGTACAGCTATGTCCGGAAGGAGGCCGTCGTGTCCTCGCAGATTGAGGGAACGCAGTCCTCACTCTCGGACCTCCTGCTGTTTGAAGTCTCTGCCGCCCCAGGGGTGCCGTTCGATGACGTGGTGGAGGTCTCGAACTACGTCGCAGCTCTCGAGCACGGACTGGCCCGGCTGAAGGACGGGTTTCCCCTGTCGGACCGCCTGATCCGCGAGTTGCACGAACGCCTGATGCGAAGGGGTCGTGGCGCGGAGCAGCGACCCGGCAAGTTCCGCACGAGCCAGAACTGGCTCGGCGGCGCCACACCGGCGCAGGCCGTGTTCGTGCCGCCGCCCGCCGATCGCGTCCCCGACTGCATGGCCGCGCTCGAGCGCTTTCTGCACGACATCCCAACGTCGACACCTGCCGTCATCAAGGCCGCGCTCGCGCACGTCCAGTTCGAGACGATTCACCCGTTCCTCGACGGGAACGGCCGACTGGGGCGCCTCCTCGTGCCGCTGATCCTGCACGTCGACGGCGTCCTCGATCGCCCTCTGCTGTATCTGAGCCTCTACTTCAAGCAACGGCGCGAGGAATACTACGCCCGGCTCGGACGGGTCCGAACGGACGGCGACTGGGAGGGATGGCTCGCGTTCTTCGTCGACGGTGTCATCGAGGTGGCGGAGAACGCCGTCACCACGGCCCGCCGGCTGGCCGACATGGTGCAGCACGATCGCGAACGTGTGCGCGCCATCGGACGCGGCGCGCCAACGGCCCTTCAGGTGCACGAGTCGCTCCAACGAGAGCCCGTCACGACGATTCCTCGCCTGGTCACAGCCACGAAACTGTCGGTGCCAGGCGCGACCGCCGCGCTGGAGCGTCTCGTCGCGCTCGACCTGGTGCGCGAGGTCACCGGGCGTCAGCGCGGGCGTGTCTACAGCTACGCGCCCTACGTGAGCCTCCTCAGCGAAGGCACGGAACCGCTCGCGAGGTAA
- a CDS encoding DUF559 domain-containing protein: protein MVDAVNGGRPPLVLTEQNDHLDRLEERIVGKIAQYAGRLHRLHDGKREVRVYDYADLNVPMLARMFDRRCRGYEAIGYRILLPASVRLCSAAVQTNFGETSPKPWRRRAIPGWPIDVPLPSDPVWKRDYSGSVPRLVRDGVDTPLASLFVHVARVVPLDAQGAARARSATESFLYRRLETMSDTKGRFTLNARLPIAFDGQGNLEVDLLCADVRLAVELDGAQHLGDPIAYRRDRRKDQLLQENGYVVLRFLAEDVGKDLDLVLDAILRSLSNRRSSLVADHSLATRGRPR, encoded by the coding sequence GTGGTCGATGCGGTGAACGGCGGCCGGCCTCCGCTCGTGCTGACGGAACAAAACGACCACCTCGACCGACTCGAGGAACGGATCGTTGGCAAGATCGCCCAGTACGCCGGTCGGCTGCACCGCCTGCATGACGGCAAGAGGGAGGTGCGAGTGTACGACTACGCCGATCTCAATGTGCCGATGCTGGCGCGGATGTTCGACCGACGTTGCCGCGGCTACGAAGCGATCGGCTATCGTATTCTCTTGCCGGCGAGTGTCCGCCTTTGTTCGGCGGCGGTGCAGACGAACTTCGGCGAGACCTCGCCGAAGCCTTGGCGGAGGCGGGCGATCCCCGGATGGCCCATCGATGTCCCCCTGCCCTCAGATCCGGTGTGGAAACGCGACTACTCCGGCAGCGTACCGCGGCTCGTCCGCGACGGTGTCGATACGCCACTCGCCAGCCTGTTCGTCCACGTCGCTCGAGTAGTGCCTCTCGACGCACAAGGCGCCGCCCGCGCGCGGAGCGCGACCGAGTCCTTTCTCTATCGCCGGCTCGAGACCATGTCGGACACCAAGGGGCGTTTCACCCTGAATGCTCGGTTGCCGATTGCGTTCGACGGCCAGGGAAACTTGGAGGTCGACCTGCTCTGCGCTGATGTCCGCCTGGCAGTCGAACTGGACGGCGCCCAGCATCTGGGGGACCCAATCGCGTACCGGCGCGACCGCCGTAAGGACCAGTTGCTGCAAGAGAACGGCTACGTGGTGTTGCGGTTCCTTGCTGAAGATGTGGGGAAGGATCTGGACTTGGTGCTCGATGCGATTCTGAGGTCGCTCAGCAATCGGCGATCATCGCTGGTCGCCGACCACAGTCTTGCGACCAGAGGGCGTCCGCGCTGA